One Phocoena phocoena chromosome 5, mPhoPho1.1, whole genome shotgun sequence genomic region harbors:
- the ABRAXAS1 gene encoding BRCA1-A complex subunit Abraxas 1 has translation MEGESTSAVLSGFVLGALVFQHLNTDSDTEGFLLGEVKGEAKNSITDSQMDDFEVIYTIDIQKYVSCYQLFSFYNSSGEVNERALKKILSSVKKDVVGWYKFRRHSDQIMTFRERLLHRNLQQHLSSQELVFLLLTPSIITESCSTHRLEHALYKPQKGLFHRIPLVVANLGMSEQLGYKTVSDSCMSTGFSRAVKTHSSKFFKEDGSLKEVHKINELYASLQEELKSICSKVEHSERAVEKLLKDINRLKREIKKRKQAQIQATREKNVQKHPQENIFLCQALQTFFPDCEFLHSCVISLKNRHISKSSCNTNHHLNVVDNLTLMVEYTDIPEASPAGSALQMIKRKASGTDGGWQFKKSRLLEIQNQPSKTDTDSSNQEKASTVSSPETDEEIEKMNGSGEYPQSPTF, from the exons ATGGAGGGTGAGAGCACGTCGGCGGTGCTCTCTGGCTTTGTGCTGGGCGCGCTTGTCTTCCAGCACCTCAACACCGACTCGGACACG gAAGGTTTTCTCCTTGGGGAAGTGAAAGGTGAAGCGAAGAACAGCATAACTGATTCTCAAATGGATGATTTTGAAGTTATTTATACAATTG acATTCAGAAGTACGTTTCATGCTATCAGCTTTTTAG CTTTTATAATTCTTCTGGTGAAGTAAATGAGCGAGCACTGAAGAAAATATTATCAAGTGTCAAAAAG gaTGTGGTTGGTTGGTATAAATTCCGACGTCATTCAGACCAGATCATGACATTCAGAGAGAGACTGCTTCACAGAAACTTACAGCAGCATCTTTCAAGCCAGGaacttgtttttctgttattaacACCGAGTATAATAACAGAAAGCTGCTCTACTCATCGGCTGGAGCATGCCTTATATAAACCTCAGAAAGG gcTTTTTCATAGGATACCTTTAGTGGTGGCCAATTTGGGCATGTCTGAACAACTGGGTTATAAAACTGTATCTGATTCCTGTATGTCCACTGGTTTTAGTCGAGCAGTAAAAACACACAG ctctaaattttttaaagaagatggatCTTTAAAGGAGGTACATAAGATAAATGAACTGTATGCTTCTTTACAAGAGGAATTAAAG AGTATATGCAGTAAAGTAGAACACAGTGAGAGAGCAGTAGAGAAACTACTAAAAGATATAAACAGATTAAAacgagaaattaaaaaaagaaagcaagcacaGATTCAAGCAACAC gaGAGAAGAATGTCCAGAAACACCCTCAggagaacatttttctttgtcaagctTTACAGACCTTTTTTCCCGATTGTGAATTTCTTCATTCATGTGTTATCTCCTTGAAAAATAGACATATTTCTAAAAGTAGTTGTAATACCAACCACCATCTCAATGTGGTAGACAACCTGACCCTAATGGTGGAATATACTGACATTCCTGAAGCTAGTCCAGCTGGTAGTGCGCTGCAAATGATTAAGCGTAAAGCTTCAGGTACAGATGGTGGATGGCAATTCAAGAAGTCACGGCTGTTAGAGATACAGAACCAACCATCTAAAACAGATACTGATAGTAGTAACCAAGAAAAGGCATCCACAGTGAGCAGCCcagaaacagatgaagagattgaGAAAATGAACGGTTCTGGTGAATATCCACAGTCTCCTACCTTTTGA